From a region of the Candidatus Delongbacteria bacterium genome:
- a CDS encoding MBL fold metallo-hydrolase — translation MKNCKYNHRIVETGEIEENCVIVKCCKSNKAVIFDPGDDAEKIINILQDMNADPVLILNTHGHYDHIGAIERLRNHFKIPVKAHEKEEIYFLEPDKNYSIYGRKQISLKLDGYVSEKDDVKFGELSIKVIETPGHTLGGVCYLIEDLLIAGDTLFAGSIGRTDLFGGDQNQLLNSINKKLAILPDATIVLPGHGRYTSIGQEKRFNPFLD, via the coding sequence ATGAAAAATTGTAAATACAATCACAGGATAGTAGAAACTGGTGAAATAGAGGAAAATTGTGTAATTGTAAAATGCTGTAAGAGCAATAAGGCTGTAATTTTTGATCCAGGAGATGATGCTGAGAAAATAATCAATATTCTTCAGGATATGAACGCAGACCCTGTACTTATACTAAATACTCACGGTCATTACGATCACATAGGTGCAATAGAAAGATTGAGAAATCATTTCAAAATACCTGTAAAGGCTCATGAAAAAGAAGAGATTTACTTTCTAGAACCAGACAAAAATTATTCAATATATGGAAGAAAACAAATTTCATTAAAACTGGACGGCTATGTTTCAGAAAAAGATGATGTAAAGTTTGGTGAATTGAGTATTAAGGTGATTGAAACACCTGGACATACTCTCGGTGGAGTCTGTTATCTTATCGAAGATCTTTTGATTGCTGGAGATACATTATTTGCTGGTTCTATCGGAAGGACGGATCTATTTGGTGGAGATCAAAATCAACTTTTAAATTCTATTAATAAAAAATTAGCCATTCTACCAGACGCTACAATTGTTCTACCAGGACATGGCAGGTATACTAGTATTGGTCAGGAAAAAAGGTTTAATCCTTTTCTAGACTGA
- a CDS encoding 6-bladed beta-propeller yields the protein MKLTATLVICILIFMSCSKKENKLEELRNSLIYKDRDDNIFKNGTDPKNENFMYKFIENFTILGENEDVADTNSMFLQPLAVDTDKNGNIYILDRKINSVLKYDDNGKYIMTFGGTGNGPGELQLPIAMVTREDTVFVNDLGSRKVNKYYRNGEFISSKDLADGVPMHMKTIGKDRFIGIKLFGFSNEKGEYTTYDLVLMNQNFETIKVLNEFKILLSEARTISFLDYLVPCSWYGDEIFVSVNSEDQYKINVFDFDGNKKYSIEKSYRKLQMSDLERKEFDDIILMKNNGQKITGDIEARNKKAINGLYHDRDGRLIVIPSIERDQHNMNNLYFDVFDKGEFQNRVLIDNLCDGHDFFNLDDRLLFKGVKLYHLKISEMFLKVYDYEIENK from the coding sequence ATGAAATTAACTGCAACTCTAGTAATCTGCATACTCATATTTATGTCATGCTCAAAAAAAGAAAACAAATTAGAAGAGTTAAGAAATAGTCTTATCTATAAGGATAGGGATGACAATATTTTCAAGAATGGTACTGATCCAAAAAACGAAAATTTTATGTATAAATTTATAGAAAATTTTACAATCCTTGGTGAAAATGAGGATGTAGCCGACACTAATAGTATGTTTCTACAGCCCCTTGCGGTCGATACTGACAAAAATGGAAATATTTACATTTTGGACAGGAAGATTAATTCTGTTTTAAAATATGATGATAATGGAAAATATATCATGACTTTTGGTGGAACGGGAAATGGTCCAGGGGAGCTTCAACTACCTATCGCCATGGTGACAAGAGAAGATACTGTTTTCGTTAACGATTTAGGCTCAAGAAAGGTAAATAAATACTACAGAAACGGAGAGTTTATTAGTTCAAAAGATTTAGCCGATGGTGTTCCAATGCACATGAAAACTATTGGAAAAGACAGGTTTATTGGGATAAAACTTTTTGGTTTCTCGAATGAAAAGGGTGAATACACAACTTACGATCTAGTTTTAATGAATCAAAATTTTGAGACAATCAAAGTTTTAAATGAATTCAAAATATTATTATCAGAAGCTAGGACAATATCATTTTTAGACTATCTTGTGCCATGTTCATGGTATGGAGATGAAATATTTGTTTCAGTAAACAGTGAAGACCAATATAAAATCAATGTATTTGATTTTGATGGAAATAAGAAATACTCAATTGAAAAATCATATAGAAAATTACAGATGTCAGATTTGGAAAGAAAAGAGTTTGATGATATAATTTTGATGAAAAATAATGGCCAAAAAATTACTGGAGATATTGAAGCTCGCAATAAAAAAGCGATTAATGGTTTATATCATGATAGAGATGGTAGATTGATAGTGATTCCTTCAATTGAAAGAGATCAGCATAATATGAATAATTTGTATTTTGATGTTTTTGATAAAGGAGAATTCCAAAACAGAGTTTTGATAGATAATCTTTGTGATGGTCATGATTTCTTCAATTTGGATGATAGGCTTTTATTCAAAGGAGTTAAATTGTATCATTTAAAAATTTCTGAGATGTTTTTAAAAGTCTATGATTATGAAATTGAGAATAAATAG
- the typA gene encoding translational GTPase TypA, producing MKKLKNIAIIAHVDHGKTTLVDAALKATGTFRSNQKVEERVMDSNDIEKERGITIFSKNASLFYKDYKINFVDTPGHADFGGEVQRIMKMVDSVLLLVDAFEGTMPQTKYVLKKSLEEGLCPIVVINKIDRPNSNPQEVLDKVFDLFVELNATDEQLDFPVVYASAKNGIAKYNLEDDNDNLIPLLDTIVDNVKEPEGDVDKPFQFLASNVEYDNYLGKIGTGKIHNGKVRPGDEIVLLKRNGDRVKYKITRVFIYDGLKKTAVEEAYAGDIVSLAGMDLVDIGETAADPLNPNPLPLIDIDEPTLAMLFIVNDSPFAGLEGKWVTSRNIWDRLQKELQTNVSLRVEKTESTDSFLVKGRGELQMAILIENMRREGYEFAVSKPKVIFKELNGKLMEPIELALIDVAEEYTGVVIEKLGTRKGEMINMIQGSDGYTRLEFKVPARGLIGFRNEFLTETRGTGILNHSFYEYEYFKGDIPGRSRGVLVSLDKGASVAYALWNLQERGTMFIGPGIDVYGGMIIGEHSRENDLDVNVLKNKKLTNVRASGSDEAIKLTPPRSLTLEQALEFIEDDELIEITPKSIRLRKKHLDPNVRKREASKKKKETE from the coding sequence ATGAAAAAGTTAAAAAATATCGCTATCATAGCTCATGTTGACCACGGAAAGACTACTCTTGTTGATGCAGCTTTGAAAGCGACGGGAACTTTCAGATCCAATCAGAAAGTTGAAGAACGAGTAATGGATTCAAATGATATTGAAAAGGAAAGAGGAATTACAATTTTCTCTAAGAACGCTTCACTCTTTTATAAAGATTATAAGATAAATTTTGTAGATACACCTGGTCACGCTGATTTTGGAGGAGAAGTTCAAAGAATCATGAAGATGGTTGATTCTGTTCTACTCCTTGTAGATGCATTTGAAGGAACAATGCCACAAACAAAATATGTCCTAAAAAAATCTCTTGAAGAAGGTTTATGTCCAATTGTTGTTATAAATAAGATAGATAGACCAAATTCGAATCCTCAAGAAGTGTTAGACAAAGTATTTGATCTTTTTGTAGAACTAAATGCTACTGATGAACAACTAGATTTTCCAGTTGTTTACGCTTCTGCTAAAAATGGAATAGCAAAGTATAACCTTGAAGATGATAATGACAATTTAATTCCACTTTTGGATACAATCGTAGATAATGTTAAAGAGCCAGAAGGTGATGTTGATAAACCATTTCAGTTTTTAGCATCTAACGTTGAATATGATAATTACCTAGGAAAAATTGGTACAGGAAAAATTCATAATGGTAAGGTAAGACCTGGCGATGAGATAGTTTTGTTGAAAAGAAATGGTGATAGAGTTAAATATAAAATCACCAGAGTATTCATATATGATGGATTAAAGAAAACTGCGGTAGAAGAAGCCTATGCAGGAGATATTGTATCGTTGGCTGGTATGGATCTTGTAGATATTGGAGAAACAGCAGCCGATCCTTTAAACCCAAATCCACTACCACTTATTGATATTGACGAACCTACATTGGCTATGCTTTTTATTGTAAATGATTCACCTTTTGCTGGTCTTGAAGGAAAATGGGTTACTTCAAGGAATATTTGGGACAGACTTCAAAAGGAGCTTCAAACTAATGTAAGTCTGAGAGTAGAAAAAACAGAATCTACAGACTCCTTCTTAGTAAAAGGTCGTGGTGAACTACAAATGGCAATCTTGATAGAAAATATGAGAAGAGAAGGCTATGAATTCGCTGTATCAAAACCTAAAGTAATCTTCAAAGAACTAAATGGAAAATTGATGGAGCCCATTGAGCTGGCATTGATAGATGTAGCAGAAGAATACACCGGAGTAGTTATAGAAAAACTAGGTACTAGAAAAGGTGAAATGATTAACATGATTCAAGGTAGTGATGGATACACAAGACTTGAATTCAAAGTTCCTGCCAGAGGTTTAATTGGTTTTAGAAACGAATTCTTAACTGAAACTAGAGGAACAGGAATCTTAAACCATAGTTTTTATGAATATGAATATTTTAAAGGTGATATTCCAGGAAGATCAAGAGGAGTTTTAGTTTCACTGGATAAAGGAGCTTCAGTTGCATATGCCCTTTGGAATCTCCAAGAAAGAGGAACAATGTTCATTGGTCCTGGTATAGATGTATACGGTGGAATGATAATTGGTGAACATAGCAGAGAAAACGATCTGGATGTTAATGTTCTAAAAAATAAAAAATTAACGAATGTTCGTGCTTCTGGATCAGATGAAGCTATAAAACTTACTCCTCCGAGATCATTAACTCTTGAACAAGCTCTAGAGTTTATAGAAGATGATGAATTAATCGAAATTACACCAAAGAGTATTAGATTAAGAAAAAAGCATCTTGATCCAAATGTGAGAAAAAGAGAAGCTTCCAAAAAGAAAAAAGAGACAGAATAG
- a CDS encoding class I SAM-dependent RNA methyltransferase, which produces MKNRFKKNEILRCFQSKMNENFEGYYDLDGNKIIVQGLLDDEDAEIKIVKPGLKVSFGIIKDLIRKSPYRVSDKFNNNGELDHCDYDYEVKFKQILLSKLFDRDLKYISSELENYRNKVFLPSKIVNDELQIGLYKRNSHEVLPYNFENSVVSVKMNDCLKFIVNILNEDLKFIKNSVKGIYLRGENCAFQAGILVSQLFSIDDRVLQKFINNGIDSLFAYLNDSGNSILVKDPYFFTEKDYSILKIKETDFKLRPESFFQLNSHIASKIVDKIKDYCRNLDFEIVYDLFAGVGFLSHFIEGSHRILFEITEGAFKYSKKDNTEFYYGDIDSTSISMNKNSLMIVDPPRKGVGDKCIDIIREFTPKHLIYLSCNPISLKNDLSKIDDLYDLVDITGFDMFPRTPHIETLTFLKRR; this is translated from the coding sequence ATGAAAAACAGATTTAAGAAAAATGAAATATTGAGATGTTTTCAATCAAAGATGAATGAAAACTTTGAAGGCTATTATGATTTGGATGGCAATAAAATTATTGTACAGGGACTATTGGATGATGAAGACGCCGAAATTAAGATTGTTAAACCAGGGCTTAAAGTAAGTTTTGGAATAATAAAAGATTTGATAAGGAAGTCACCTTACAGAGTTTCAGATAAATTCAACAATAATGGAGAACTAGATCATTGTGATTATGATTACGAGGTGAAATTTAAGCAGATTTTACTCTCAAAATTATTTGATAGAGATTTAAAATACATAAGTTCAGAATTAGAAAATTATAGGAACAAAGTTTTTTTACCTTCTAAAATTGTAAATGATGAACTGCAAATCGGATTATATAAAAGAAATTCACATGAGGTTCTACCCTATAATTTTGAGAACAGCGTTGTTTCAGTTAAGATGAACGATTGTTTGAAATTTATCGTAAATATACTTAATGAAGATTTAAAGTTTATCAAAAATAGTGTAAAAGGGATATATTTAAGAGGTGAAAATTGTGCCTTTCAGGCTGGAATATTGGTAAGTCAGCTTTTTTCTATTGATGATAGAGTTCTTCAGAAATTTATCAATAATGGTATTGATTCACTTTTTGCATATTTAAATGATTCTGGAAATTCAATTCTAGTTAAAGATCCATATTTTTTTACAGAAAAAGATTATTCTATTTTAAAAATTAAAGAAACAGATTTTAAGCTAAGACCCGAATCTTTTTTTCAGCTAAATTCACATATTGCATCAAAAATAGTAGATAAAATCAAAGATTATTGTCGTAATCTTGATTTTGAAATTGTTTATGACTTATTCGCAGGTGTTGGATTTCTTTCACATTTTATTGAAGGTTCGCATAGAATTTTATTTGAAATAACTGAAGGAGCTTTCAAATACTCGAAAAAAGATAATACTGAGTTTTACTATGGTGATATTGACTCTACATCAATCAGTATGAATAAAAATTCTCTTATGATAGTGGATCCTCCAAGAAAAGGAGTTGGTGATAAATGTATTGATATTATTAGGGAATTTACTCCAAAGCATTTAATCTATCTTTCATGCAATCCAATTAGTTTAAAAAATGATCTTAGTAAAATAGATGATTTGTATGACCTTGTTGATATAACTGGTTTTGATATGTTTCCAAGGACTCCACATATCGAGACTCTGACTTTTTTAAAAAGGAGATAA